In Halobacterium sp. R2-5, the following are encoded in one genomic region:
- the purQ gene encoding phosphoribosylformylglycinamidine synthase I, giving the protein MTVSVIRFGGSNCDRDAVRALSRLGVDAEIVWHEDGLPADTTGVVLPGGFSYGDYLRAGAMAAHSPIMDEVRDVADDGVPVLGVCNGAQIGCEATLTPGAFTTNASARFQCEHVHVRVENGDTPFTAAYDEGDVLTLPIAHGEGRFEIDAERYDDLVADERVLFRYCDEHGEVSDESNPNGSTGAVAGVLGERDSVAVLMPHPERASLFELGLTDGQGVLSAFA; this is encoded by the coding sequence ATGACCGTTTCCGTAATCCGCTTCGGCGGGTCGAACTGTGACCGTGACGCTGTCCGCGCGCTCTCCCGGCTCGGCGTCGACGCCGAAATCGTCTGGCACGAGGACGGCCTCCCGGCGGACACGACGGGCGTCGTCCTCCCCGGGGGGTTCTCGTACGGCGACTACCTCCGCGCCGGCGCGATGGCCGCTCACTCCCCCATCATGGACGAGGTGCGCGACGTCGCCGACGACGGCGTGCCCGTCCTCGGCGTCTGCAACGGCGCGCAGATCGGCTGCGAGGCGACGCTCACGCCCGGCGCGTTCACGACGAACGCGAGCGCGCGCTTCCAGTGCGAGCACGTCCACGTCCGCGTGGAGAACGGCGACACGCCGTTCACGGCCGCCTACGACGAGGGGGACGTGCTCACGCTCCCCATCGCGCACGGCGAGGGGCGCTTCGAAATCGACGCCGAGCGCTACGACGACCTGGTCGCCGACGAACGCGTGCTGTTCCGGTACTGCGACGAGCACGGCGAGGTGTCCGACGAGTCGAACCCAAACGGATCGACGGGCGCGGTCGCCGGCGTGCTCGGCGAGCGCGACTCCGTCGCGGTGCTGATGCCTCACCCCGAGCGCGCGTCCCTCTTCGAACTCGGGCTGACCGACGGGCAGGGCGTGCTCAGCGCGTTCGCGTAA
- the purS gene encoding phosphoribosylformylglycinamidine synthase subunit PurS, producing the protein MTAYTATVTVRLKHGVLDPEAETTQQALERLGFELADLRSADRFEIDLEAADSDEAAARAGEMADRLLANPTIHDYDVTVETAE; encoded by the coding sequence ATGACCGCGTACACCGCGACGGTGACGGTCCGACTCAAGCACGGGGTCCTCGACCCGGAGGCCGAGACCACTCAGCAGGCGCTCGAACGCCTCGGCTTCGAGCTCGCGGACCTGCGCTCGGCGGACCGCTTCGAGATCGACCTGGAGGCCGCCGACAGCGACGAGGCGGCCGCCCGCGCGGGCGAGATGGCCGACCGCCTGCTCGCGAACCCCACCATCCACGACTACGACGTAACCGTCGAGACCGCCGAATGA